In the genome of Pangasianodon hypophthalmus isolate fPanHyp1 chromosome 15, fPanHyp1.pri, whole genome shotgun sequence, the window AGATTACATAATCATGATCTGCTTTGCTGTATAGTATATGCAACACTTACTCATTTGTTAATTGCAGGCTTTATTCATGTGACTTTTAAAGGATACAATAGTTGATGCCTGATATTCATCCACTCAGTAACAGCATGTTGCGAAAGTAAAGGAAAGCCACTTGAGGAAACAACAGATTAAGATATTGCGTATTAGAGCAGGAAGTACAGTGCTTTCTAGctaattttctgtatttgatCTGTTTGATCCAAAAATTTGTTATTGTGGTGAACTATCTTCTTACATGGTAAAACAAACAGGGCCTATTTTAATGGAAGCAGAGCAGAGCTTTAAATTTTAAGATGATGCTTCTTTCCATCCAAAAAGAATAAGGAATAACACAGTTTCACTTTAGCTTGGAATTGTGAAAATTGCATTCACAGTATGAACATCTAGGAAGAGCGAGCAATGACAATTTCCACAGACTTGTGGTGGATGTTGGAGCAGATTTTGATCTGTGACATAAACAGTGGTACAGCttcataaatacattcattcagCATTTAAGTTCATCTTGCGCCATTTCTTATGAACGTTTTTGTTAATGCCCTgttgacttttattttattttaagaatatttttggatttttgttgaTGGGAAGTGGTCTGTGAATTCATAGTTTAACACTGGATGGCAGTATGACTGCTTTTAGACCAGTGCAACaatgaaaaccttaaatgtcttaacagaaaaaatgtttagcaCTGAATTCATGTAATTTACATTGATTTTGCAGTCTGAAATGTTTAGGATCTTAGTAACTACTGCATACTTGGAAAAGTTTGTGTTAAATTATGGCATTGTATAATACATCTATAATGAGGGATATGCAACAAAACTGTGACCTAAATAAGATGCACtgttaacactttttttttttttttttttttttttttttttttctttttgaaactTGGGTTTTTAGTTAACTACTGGTATAATGTTGTAACCATTTGTTATAAACATAAATTGACTTCTTTTGACCATTGTAGCTTTAACAGCTCATTCTAGCTTTACCAGAGATGTGTCGAggactgtttatttttagtccCACTCCTGCCCAGTTCCAAAAGATTTCTGACCAATCCTCCCACAGTTCTTTTTTTGGGATATTTTCTGTTGAGCTTTTATTctgtttctcaaaatataacCAAATTAGAcgtttaaaccactgtgactctgaccgGAGTAACGCAGTTACTGAAAATTGTTTTTGACTGGAGAGATAAAGCGACGTGAGAACACTGCAGTGACTGTTTTGCTTTTCGATGTGTCATGTTGTCCTCGTTTCTCAAATGAAAAGGCTTATTGCCTGTGTAGtgcatttcatgtttttgtccCCCGTTGGGATTTTTCTCTTCTGTCTGTCACAGGAATTTCACTTTACCTGATGTCTATCTTACATTTACCCAATATATGTGGCCTAGAGGTTCTCTTGGCATTTAACAAGGCTAGGCGTATGTGGGTTGCTTTGCACCAGGATTTTAGAATTTGGTCTTGCGGctctttaaaaaggaaaaaagaagttGGCATTTCTCACATCTAGTGTGAACTTCAGACAGAAATCAGTAATACAGTCCTGAATGAGTAATGCAACTATTATAAATGACGAAGTCACTGGAACATTGCTTACTTATTCAGAGTAATTATATTTCTGCTGAATACAGCAGATTTGTTGTTTAGACCTGCTTTCTGCTATATGGTCTGCACTCTTAAGCAAACACTGGGTAGCTCCTCTTTGGATGGCTGTCCAGGTACAAGTCAAATCCCGCTCAAGAAATTCCCTGCCACTTACTAATTGCTCTCCAGCATCCAGCAAACATGAAGTAACAGCTTCATTAGTTGAACAGAATGTCTTAGGGACAGAGGTGCAGCTTTGCCAAACAAGAAGTCTGGATTTTAGTGCTATCAGCCAAATGCTGATTCTATTAGTAGATTCTGCTCAAATTCAAAGAACTTCTTGTTAGCAGCTGATTCCTGGGACTACACAAAAATCttcattttcctcttctgtAATACATGAGAGAGGATTGGATGAATGGTTAATCCCATTTTATATcaattacaataaatatatcAGGGTGGGTGCACACACAAGGCACACGGAAGCAGAGCGTGAACAAGTAATGAAGTGCCAAAACTTGAAAGTGGAAGtgtttaaataaatctaaaattattTAACTGCATATAAATTGCGGTCAACTAAATGAAGTATATTCGGATGTGTTCCAGGTCAACGTGGGGAATATGAAGCTCCGTCCTTCACTGCTGATGCTGCTCTGTTTACTAAGACGTGGAGTGATGGTAAAACCAACTTATGAACAGGACACCCTTATATAAGCCTTCcaactgtttgtttgttaattaacAGCAATCTTTCCCCTTGCAAGTTCGAAACAAAGTGAAACATtgtcaaaaatgtaaatgtattgaaTTTTGACTATATGTATAATTCAGatatatgaaattcatattcTAGCAAGCAATATAAGAATAATCCAATGATCATTGGTCGGTCTCTGctctcagttgtttttttttgtttttgtttttgttttttttttacagaacacctttttattattattattattattattattatttattattattatttttttttttaagtatttccAATGACAAATTTCCTCTCTTTTATGCTACTTGAAGGGTGCAATGTCTCCTGAGAACACCCCTCTGGTCAGCTCTTTTCCAGTTAATGGCACCAGTACTCCACACCAGGTTACTGAGGTATGCAACGTAAGCCTGGAGACTCAGCGGGCAGTTGGTGCTGCTATAGCTCAACTGGGGCTAAAGCTACTGGAAAATCTGCAGCCTGGGCCCGAACATCCGAATGTCGTTCTGTCTCCCCTGAGTATTTCTCTCGCACTTTCCCAGTTAGCTCTAGGTACGTGAGTCGGAGTGTGATTGATCATAATATTCATAGTTTTTAATATTAGTGCATTCTAATGCCTTGTTTTAATCAGGTGCCAGAAATGAGACAGAGGAGCAACTGTTAGGAGCTTTACATGCAGATTTATTATCTGactattataaaattttaaGCTGCCTCCAAGAACAACTGATTGTCAAGGCCATTAAAGTGGCCTCTCGTATCTACCTCAAACCAGGTGAGTACTACAGTAGCTAAAAAGGCACATTGCACATTGTTCAGTGAATCTTAGCAGCTGTTAGCTTTTGCTCTCATACTTGAATAGGCTTTGACCTGAAGAAGGACTTTCTGGAAAGATCCCTTCAACTGTTCAAATCCGCACCAACACCACTCACTTCTGTAGAAGAAGTTAATCAGTGGGTCGAGGAGGCCACCGATGATCACATCAAGAACTTTTTATCTATTCTTCCACCCAGTGTGGTCTTGATGTTGATAAATGCTGTTCATTTTAAAGGCAAGTCATAACTGGTTGTAATAATTCATATTGTAACTGAGTAAACTATAATTTACATGATCcaagtttttgtcttgtaagCCTTATGATTGTTTCTACTAAAGCTAGAGcctgttttatttcattgatttaaattatttcttagAATTGATGTTCATGGACTACAAAGTAAAAGCAGCTTTGCAAGCATTTATCCAGTTGCAAAAATGAgctcttgtgtttgtgtgtaggggAGTGGAAGTCTCGCTTTGACGCACGCTTTACTGCCAAGGATCTTTTCTACATTGACAGACAGACCTCTGTAAAGGTGGACATGATGATCGGATCCAAATATCCTCTCAGCATGTTTGTGGATGGAGAGCAAGGCATACAGGTAGTTTATTCAAGGCCTTATTCAACTAGCGCTGAGCGCTGGGACCATTCCCTCTCTGTAAAATagccactttaacaggaacaacTATACCcttactcattcatgcaattatccaatcagtctGTATTGTGGCAGCAGGTTCCCCAGATTGAacagattggaaaaatgtaacctggtctttttccagtgttcaactgtccagtttcggtcaGTCTGTATCCACTCAAGCACATCCATTTCAAAGTTCAACGTGCTGTGCTTTccgagatgtttttctgctcaccacatttgtaaagagtggttatgtgagttactgtagccttcctgatcacatttttttccaccatttctGATGTTAATCATTTAACTAAGGcttgaactgtatctgcatgattttctgcattgcactgctgccacattgaatggctgattggatatttgcataaatgagcaggtctACAGGTGTTGGTGTTAAAGTGAGTGGTCAGCGCATTTCAGgacatattaatgacttgaagcctttcttcatttttgtaCCTCATTACTATGTTCTTGTACatttactactttttttttttaaactctagcACCACACACTTTCAGTTTGTCTTGTTCATAAGGTTTCCTTCACCTCTCGTCTAGGTTGCTCGATTCCCTTTTCAGGGAAATGTAAGCTTTCTGGTAGTCATGCCTCTGCCATCACAGAATTTGTCAAGAGCAGCTGCAAACCTCAAGATCTCAGATCTGTATCGACATCTTCCAAGTGAGATACCAATGCTTGTCAAACTGCCCAAGTTCAAACTGGAATATAAACAGGATTTGCAACAAGCACTCACAAGCATGGGTGAGAAATTTCATCTAGACTTGGTAGAGTTTTCTGCTTCGATGCACCTCTTTTTAAAAtatggctaataataataataataatagtaatagtctGGAGCATGACATTATTGTACAAAAATGCGCTTCtcatgggttctttggatggttaagggCAATAACCTTCTAAAGAGGCTGAACAGAAAACCTATTATGAAAGGGGAAACCCCCTGTcagagaaagagcgagaaagCCAAAGACCCCTTTACAGTGCTAAATGAGTATGCTGATAAACTGTAGTCCAAATTAAGCTAACTATAAAAGCAACAAATATTTCCCTTTGCATTTACGTCTTGACTTTTCTGGTTCTCTTGCCCAGGTTTGGGTTCACTGTTCTCTGGGCCTGATCTGTCTGGTATTGCAGCGGGCCCACTTGTAGTCTCTGGTGTGCAGCATGCCTCCAGCATAGAGCTAAATGAGGAGGGAGCTGAGGCCTCAGCTGCTACTTCAGTCACTCTGGTGCGCACTATCCCCATTTTCGCAGTCAACATGCCATTCATCTTTGCCATAGTGGATGATGTCTCGCACACACCTCTCTTCCTTGGCACGGTCACCAACCCAAATCCCGGAGCAACAGCCGAATTAAGCGACGACCCAGAAATCTTAAGTTTTTTGAGCAACAGCATGCCAAGCGATAGGCCACAGAGTGACGACCCGTACTGGGATAACATGCTGCATGACGAGTCTCAGTGAACGAGGAAACAAAGTGACTCCCCAAACATTAGAATTGGGTGGAAATTGGCCTGAGAGGAGCACAGAAACACATGGACCTCTCCCAGTCACACACTGTACCTACACATGCACGTTTTTATGATCTGATCAGCCATAATGCCACAGGACTTGGATTAAAAACTAGCTAGGTATTTAAACTAGCTAATGACTTTACACTAACGTTACACAGTTTTATATtccatttgtaatgaaatgtcAATCATATAttcaatcacattttttttttccattttggtatttttgttttgtgcattgttctttttttcttttttctttttttttttggtcacgaCAAACTGCATGTTGTCAGGAGGTTGAGGTGATGTagctttttctccttctctggtCCGAAAGTGAAACACTAAGCTGTAgcaattaaaatgtcattttaaaaaatgtgttctgacaTTACATCTCTGTAAATTACAATATTGCTGAAAGTAAgaaactgaaaatgtaaattctttttcagtctggatttttttttagactttaaTTGTGATTGACAAATAATTCATACACCTGCCAACATTGGTCATAATAATCCAGAGGGCAGAATTTATTGGCTCAAAATATTCATGAGATAATAGGGATGTGCATTACATCtcattttagttattattttgaataCCCATTTATGTGGcatgaaatttgtttttatccatttaattaaattaaaaatttctcAAGAAGCATTGTCTACCACTACATTAAACCCACATTTAcagggttttctttttttttttttttggctatatgTCAACACCGTTGCAAACCCGACACTTACAAACCCCAATCAAGATTAATCGTTACTAGTATTCAGACTTGTTTATAATGCTGTACgttagaaaatgtgaaaaaaccaaaaacagttGAAAGAGAATCACAGATGAATgagaatattaaaatacaaatcgAGACTCTTTTTAagcccacacacactttctggaCTAGAATGTTATTTTTGAGAAACTAATGTTTGTGAATATTGCCAGAATTATAGTACAGAGAATATTTTAATGATGGTTCAATCCAATCtggtggggaaaaaagctgTCCACAGTTTTTGCTTCAGCAAAGACAAATAATTAAATCTCAGAAAATAGCCCAAAaaattattgatattttaagCTTGGTAAgaagtttttaaatgtttaagacGGTAATTACTGTGTTTATGCAACGTCATCTAATAACATAAAAGAGAATATTTTGCACCGGAATGCAAAGTAATTGTTCTTCATACttgacactttttaaaaaataaaaaaacagctacaCAAATTTATGCCAACATAAAATTTTTGTTAAGTTTTTCATAGTGGTGAATAAAAAGTCATGAACCGTAGTCACCTGCCACCCCGCTCTCATCCCTCTGCGTCGGCCGCTCACTCTTTAGGATTTCAGCTTGTCTGGAGTGAGCAAAGAAATTTTGTGATGTGTGAAAAGGGGTCaagacaacttttttttttttttttggttaaaatataaaataaggaCAACAAGAAAGGTATAAAAGAACGATAATACAGAAGTAGTAAAAATAGCATTAGAAGTATGAGGAAGTCTAAGCAGAGAGCAGTAGAGGCTTGTGTATAGGAGTGAAAACATGTTGTGAACATGTGAATTTTGAGCTTTGTTTTGAATGAAGTAAGGCTGCTTCAGTATCTGTGGTGTTGGAGTAATGCATTCCAGGTTTTGGGGCAGAAGCACTAATAAAACTAAGATCTGGCTCCAGGTGTGGAGAGTCTCTGTGAGGAGGAAAGACAAGACTTGTACCAAAGGATCTGAGTGAACAGGTTAGTTAGTAGAAGAGAAGACACTTAGATAGGATGAGGTACATAGTGTTGTGTCCATGAAACGCTTTAAATGTTATCAGAATTATGAACCATGTACAGATTGTAATAAAGTGCCAGTATTAAAGAACAGGGGCGGTGTATGTGAGATTCCTGGTGTGTATGAGTAATCGGATTATAAAATTTTGGCTAcagagtactgtgcaaatgtcttaggcaccctattgttttAGTGCAAACTTTGctctagatttttattttatgacttctacattgaGTCATctaaaaaaaccttttagatttccaaacattagttttccagcacaaaattaaatgttacagaaaaatgtttgtatgtcagtaaagaaagcagcatattatgtaagggagcacttttcagacaaaaataaaaaaaaacataatgaaggctgctgggtttcgctgcaacaatatgaagcgagtcgacagtcaaagtctccagaagaactgtgtctgcttctgcaagatgctcagtaacacttacagctcatttccttataaaactgcacattgtacctgagactactatatttttaaagcaaagggttgtcagACCAAATATTGACTTGTTCAttgattactgtttactgctctttatagtatttttttaaatgtaaaaacatttaatttcattatttttgaaggcatctttgctctacagcatttctttgcatgtgcctaagacttttgcacagaactgtatattgAAGTTTACTGAAGGATTTAAGTTGaagaccaaaaataaataaataaataaataagtataataGTCAAGATGcaatgtaatgtatgtaatatatatatgtgaacCAGTGTTTCTGCTTCATGAAAACCTAGAGTAGAGtggaagaagaagcctttatttgtcacaaatacattacagcacagaaattcttttctttgcatatcccagcttgctaggaagttggggtcagcaTGGGGTCAGCAcggggtcagccatgatacagcactgATAcaggggcttgaacccctgaccttctaaTCAGTGAGCCACCACTGCCAGAGCAAGCAATATTACAAAAGTGCAAGTCTAATTTGGTTAGAGAATTTATATGTGATTAAAAAATTTTTGAACAATTTTTGAACATTTCAAATGACAGTGGAAGGATTTCCTGTAATGCTATTTATATCGAGATAGAAATGACTAACTTTGGCACAAGTGGCTGAAAAAACTGTAAGCGGTTAACTAAAGTTAGAGGAGAAGGAGGTTGACTGTTGTGTGACATGATAATTTTGTGAATCATTTGTGTAAACATGGAGATTAAATTTCTACATTTCCAAACTCTAACTATTATGCTGTCAGATAATAGAACTGCGGAAAAGCATGTTAATGGTAAACAGAGGGGGGCCAAAAACCTTGACGGACACAAGAAACTGGTGTAAAGTGCTCGCTGGCAGTAACATATGTGAAACACGGCTGTGCCACAGATGCCTAGAGCAGACTGTTATGTTTAACAGCATGAAATGCAGCACTGAGGTCTAGAAAGAGTAGAATGATGAGGCCAGAATCTGCCAAACATGGGAGGTTTTTAACTACTCGTGAAGGGTAATTTTCTGTACTGTGGTCTGAGTGAAACCCTAACAGGGCAAGCAGGTTGTTGATGCAAATGTATGTTTGCAGTTGGGTGGTCTCAACCCTTTCATTTAGCTTACAGAGCAAAATTGAAGGTTGGAGATGGGCGGATAATTACCACAGTCAGTAGTGTTCAGAGTGGATTTATATGTAAGTATATGGTTTACAATGTCAGACATCTATATAAATACTatgcattttaaacaatttatctCCCCGTGTCTCATTCTaccctcacaaacacacaatattcACTGACCTGCTTATAAAAtgtcagggaaaaaaatataatatatggtACATAATACATGGATATGATAAAAAGGTATAATGGAATAGTGGCATAAAGGAATAttgaatatgtctgtatatacagtggtgtccaaaagtctgagagcagtGGTTAAAATGCTTCTGTGtggcattctttttcaatttaacacaaagtttttcattacaaatgatattatcagcaataacttgagtgaaaagtagaatcttaggaATACTTacttgaatttcagaatttcttagtatttggtttgccccctttttgctttaatgacagcgtgcactcgagctgacacggactccacaagtttgtgcaaaaactTGTGATCCATGTTAGATGTCCAGATGTGTGTCATGTTAGATGTCATAGGTGTGTCATCTTGAAAACATGCTTCAATGGAATAAGGATAAGGTTCACGGAAAACCTGACCTTTTGTACACAGGAGTTAACATGgccaatatcacaaatttgcttaaattttaaatagtaacttagaaattaaatttaattttgaaaattctaaaacacaaaaaaagaaatgtgcgGCATCTTGATAATTCAATATTCACGATgttgcacatttctttttttgtgttttagaattttcaaaattcaaaaactttgtttatttccagttttaaacaACAGGAAATAATATCTTTTGAGTCACCaatcattttgaaaatgttgctatttgacagatgtAAGCTGATGTTAGATTGattttcttccctttttaaATGTTGCACAGTTGTAGGGCAGCgtgctcactgccccatttagctaCGTAtagttattatttctatattacTATTATAGTGGTCAAAAATTTGAATTGCAGCAAGCACTGATAGAGGCCCACTGAGGCgagaatcacgctgccccatgcttgcTTTATTTCAGTGGAGGTGGAGCGGACTCCAGTCACCAAGATCTTGTTATATAGCAATCAATCAGAGTTGCATCTAATAATTTTGTCAATATAAAGGCAATGCGTAAGTGCAGGctgtgtgtctatgatgtaccatttctattgtaagatatattgcaaagactgGGAGAGGGATTATGGAGTGCATAATGTgcgtacatcagaaatgcatgtgcaccacagtgaccatGTTTCCCATGCAAATGCTCACATTTTGGGGGGCTAGTTTCAGTTCTTTTGCCTTGTTTTTACCACATGTTTGTAACATGTGGTTGGACTGAAACTTGGCAAACACATCTGCTCTATCGAACACAGTTGATCAAAGATACTTCTAAATCTGTTCAAAGCAAGAAGCTAGACTGTATACTGGATTATTGTTATGTTTTCAACTCTCAACTGTctattactctaaaaattcactagctAGTAGCTTAGGGCATAAGTCGGGTGTGACAGGCTCtccatttaattttgtttgaggctatgtcgtTATAAAAGTTGTCCTGCCCTAACAAAATCTATTGTCCTGAACCACCTCTGGCTCTAAGTCTTCTGCCAGAGGGAAGAGGTTGAAAGTGGAAACATCCAGGATGAAAGAGTCAGCGATGCTATTGTCAGGGGCGGGCTTATCACTAGGCAAAGGTAGGCAACCGTCttgggcccccagaagccaagggccccctaaaaatgcaaattgtatatatttttaattattaatgctaaataccAGGCCTCATTCCTATATTTTGCCTAGGGGCCCCTAAA includes:
- the serpinf2a gene encoding alpha-2-antiplasmin produces the protein MKLRPSLLMLLCLLRRGVMGAMSPENTPLVSSFPVNGTSTPHQVTEVCNVSLETQRAVGAAIAQLGLKLLENLQPGPEHPNVVLSPLSISLALSQLALGARNETEEQLLGALHADLLSDYYKILSCLQEQLIVKAIKVASRIYLKPGFDLKKDFLERSLQLFKSAPTPLTSVEEVNQWVEEATDDHIKNFLSILPPSVVLMLINAVHFKGEWKSRFDARFTAKDLFYIDRQTSVKVDMMIGSKYPLSMFVDGEQGIQVARFPFQGNVSFLVVMPLPSQNLSRAAANLKISDLYRHLPSEIPMLVKLPKFKLEYKQDLQQALTSMGLGSLFSGPDLSGIAAGPLVVSGVQHASSIELNEEGAEASAATSVTLVRTIPIFAVNMPFIFAIVDDVSHTPLFLGTVTNPNPGATAELSDDPEILSFLSNSMPSDRPQSDDPYWDNMLHDESQ